A window from Setaria italica strain Yugu1 chromosome VIII, Setaria_italica_v2.0, whole genome shotgun sequence encodes these proteins:
- the LOC111258304 gene encoding WD repeat-containing protein 44-like has product MSQDNDGEAAGVVVNSHGDHEHDNGTIRSRADADTEEDEERGGGQESFFQCLDGQEQPSGMDDARVEFPSDDEDGGGDGDDARFSFATAVGDGDRLLEEQSELDLDGEEEEDTSRYDYGTWMAAEPMSIQERRRRLLQGMGLTSSRDLLRSRNARAARLPPDIPRSAPRRPHLPPSAAADDAPSTASPAPTAVGPPRQPSGSALSRSRSDSRLAVRGGGARKPPPSLRRVCSLPHSLHSPSVSRALRAAARRPLPLAASSKDEGIGDAGDKSGGVPTKGQDSGKEFTANGKLNGAAQRSVPLSMDEFERFVGSTPFVKQFIRRSRSQPVPAGAANKGGEKPVAEKKRTRWLKNIKLVASAAGLSRNEKDKDGDQGGGRSARTMPPAAAAMSKSASVHAAVSMSPATTGPERLKVHHYGKSSKELTGLYMRQEVRAHEGSIWSIKFSPDGRFLASGGEDHVVRVWEVVDVHADASTDPTSARELSAASLPLHPPPQASTDAGGRPAAAPGLAAQLSRRMRRGRSGKDVLLEHVVVPESAFALAERPACAFEGHQDDVLDLSWSKSQQLLSSSMDKTVRLWDMDTKTCLKMFPHNDYGELRDPFTCVQFNPVDDGYFISGSLDCKVRIWSVPDRQVVDWSDVSDMVTAACYTPDGQAQIDMSISKKRRSQAKKITGFQFAPGNPSEILVTSADSQIRVFNGITVLQKFKGFKNTSSQISASYTADGRYVVCASEDSNVYVWRRVPVGSGGGGGGGGGGGAGGGIGVRAKTWLTSRSYEYFFCRDVSVAVPWPGSPSFRCDAQEPPSSRSGGTPKKQSSARGAGDDDDAGGVSDVQPRRHKSGPMGYPGGQQLQPELSRRQSSARWHGGAEGGNAWGMVVVTASRGGEIRVYQNFGLPLGNLFH; this is encoded by the exons ATGAGCCAAGACAACGACGGTGAAGctgccggcgtcgtcgtcaaCAGCCATGGTGATCATGAACACGACAATGGCACGATCAGAAGCAGGGCCGATGCCGAcacggaggaagacgaagagcgTGGTGGTGGCCAGGAGTCTTTCTTCCAGTGCCTCGACGGCCAGGAGCAGCCCTCCGGCATGGACGACGCAAGGGTCGAGTTTCcctccgacgacgaggacggcggcggcgacggtgacgaCGCCCGCTTCTCCTTCGCCACCGCCGTTGGCGACGGTGACCGCCTCCTCGAGGAGCAGTCTGAGCTGGACCTggacggggaggaagaggaggacacGTCCAGGTATGACTACGGCACGTGGATGGCGGCCGAGCCCATGTCCATccaggagcgccgccgccggctgctccaGGGGATGGGGCTCACCAGCAGCAGGGACCTCCTCCGCAGCCGCAACgcgagggcggcgcggctccCGCCGGACATCCCCCgctccgcgccgcggcggccgcaccTGCCACCTTCCGCAGCCGCGGACGACGCGCCGAGCACGGCGAGCCCTGCGCCGACGGCGGTGGGCCCTCCACGCCAACCCAGCGGCTCTGCCCTTTCCCGGTCCCGGTCCGACAGCCGCCTCGCcgtccgtggcggcggcgcgaggaagCCGCCGCCATCGCTCCGCCGCGTGTGCTCGCTGCCGCACTCCCTGCACTCCCCGTCTGTGAGCAGGGCTCTccgtgccgccgcccggcgTCCATTGCCATTAGCGGCGTCGTCGAAGGACGAAGGGATCGGCGATGCCGGTGACAAGAGCGGCGGCGTCCCGACCAAGGGCCAGGACAGCGGCAAGGAGTTCACGGCAAACGGCAAGCTCAACGGCGCCGCCCAGCGCAGTGTTCCGCTGAGCATGGACGAGTTCGAGCGGTTCGTCGGCTCCACGCCGTTCGTGAAGCAGTTCatccgccggagccggagccagcctgtgccggccggggcggccaaCAAGGGCGGCGAGAAGCCGGTGGCCGAGAAGAAGAGAACGCGCTGGCTCAAGAACATCAAGCTCGTCGCCTCAGCCGCCGGGCTCAGCAGGAACGAGAAGGACAAGGACGGTGACCAGGGCGGTGGCAGGTCGGCGAGGACGatgccaccggcggcggcggccatgtccAAGTCGGCGTCGGTCCACGCCGCCgtgtcgatgtcgccggcgACCACGGGGCCCGAGCGGCTCAAGGTGCACCACTACGGCAAGTCCAGCAAGGAGCTCACCGGGCTGTACATGCGGCAGGAGGTGCGCGCGCACGAGGGCTCGATTTGGAGCATCAAGTTCAGCCCCGACGGCCGGTTCCtcgccagcggcggcgaggaccaCGTCGTGCGCGTCTGGGAGGTCGTGGACGTGCACGCTGACGCCTCCACGGACCCCACGTCGGCGCGGGAGCTCTCGGCAGCGTCCCTGCCCCtgcacccgccgccgcaggcctccacggacgccggcggcaggccagcggcggcgccggggctggCGGCGCAGCTGTCGAGGAGGATgcggagggggaggagcggCAAGGACGTGCTCCTGGAGCACGTCGTCGTGCCGGAGTCCGCGTTCGCGCTCGCCGAGCGGCCGGCGTGCGCCTTCGAGGGTCACCAAGACGACGTACTCGACCTCTCGTGGTCCAAGTCCCAG CAGCTGCTGTCGTCGTCCATGGACAAGACGGTGCGGCTCTGGGACATGGACACCAAGACGTGCCTCAAGATGTTCCCGCACAACGACTACGGTGAGTTAAGAGATCCTT TTACGTGCGTCCAGTTCAACCCGGTGGACGACGGCTACTTCATCAGCGGCTCGCTGGACTGCAAGGTGCGCATCTGGAGCGTGCCGGACCGGCAGGTCGTCGACTGGAGCGACGTCAGCGACATGGTCACCGCGGCGTGCTACACCCCGGACGGTCAG GCACAAATCGACATGAGCATATCGAAGAAGCGCCGGTCGCAGGCCAAAAAGATCACTGGATTCCAG TTCGCGCCGGGGAACCCGTCGGAGATACTGGTGACTTCGGCGGACTCGCAGATCCGGGTGTTCAACGGCATCACCGTGCTCCAGAAGTTCAAAG GGTTCAAGAACACCAGCAGCCAGATCTCGGCGTCCTACACCGCCGACGGCCGCTACGTGGTGTGCGCCAGCGAGGACTCCAACGTCTACGTGTGGCGCCGCGTCCccgtcggcagcggcggcggcggcggcggaggaggcggcggcggcgcggggggcggCATCGGCGTCAGGGCCAAGACGTGGCTCACCAGCCGGTCCTACGAGTACTTCTTCTGCAGGGACGTGTCCGTGGCCGTGCCGTGGCCAGGGTCGCCGTCGTTCCGGTGCGACGCGCAGGAGCCGCCGTCCTCCCGGAGCGGCGGCACGCCCAAGAAGCAGAGCTctgcgcgcggcgccggcgacgacgacgacgccggcggcgtcaGCGACGTGCAGCCGCGGCGGCACAAGTCCGGGCCGATGGGGTACCCCGGggggcagcagctgcagccggaGCTGTCGCGCCGGCAGTCGTCGGCGCGGTggcacggcggcgcggagggcggcAACGCGTGGGGGATGGTGGTCGTGACGGCGAGCCGTGGCGGGGAGATCAGGGTGTACCAGAACTTCGGCCTGCCCCTCGGCAACCTCTTCCACTAG
- the LOC101766733 gene encoding 1-aminocyclopropane-1-carboxylate oxidase encodes MAIPVIDFSKLNGPERAETMAAIATGFEDVGFFQLVNTGIPDELLERVKKVCSDCYKLREQGFKESNPAVKALAELVEKEGEGLAPKKIENMDWEDVFTLHDDLPWPSNPPAFKETMMEYRKELKKLAEKMLGVMEELLGLEEGHIKKAFSNDGDFEAFYGTKVSHYPPCQRPDLVDGLRAHTDAGGLILLFQDDRFSGLQVKLADGRWVDVQPLENAIVINTGDQIEVLSNGRYKSAWHRILATRDGNRRSIASFYNPARLANIAPATPDAVEGAADYPSFVFGDYMEVYIKQKFGPKEPRFAAMATATK; translated from the exons ATGGCGATCCCGGTGATTGACTTCTCCAAGCTGAATGGTCCTGAGAGGGCTGAGACCATGGCGGCCATTGCCACCGGGTTCGAGGACGTGGGGTTCTTCCAGCTGGTGAACACTGGCATCCCTGACGAGCTGCTGGAGAGGGTCAAGAAGGTGTGCAGCGACTGCTACAAGCTGCGGGAACAGGGCTTCAAGGAGTCCAACCCTGCGGTGAAGGCCCTCGCCGAGCTTGTGGAGAAGGAAGGCGAGGGACTCGCACCAAAGAAGATCGAGAACATGGATTGGGAGGACGTCTTCACCCTCCATGACGACCTGCCATGGCCTTCCAACCCTCCTGCCTTCAA GGAGACGATGATGGAGTACCGCAAGGAGCTGAAGAAGCTGGCGGAGAAGATGCTGGGGGtgatggaggagctgctgggGCTGGAGGAGGGGCACATCAAGAAGGCCTTCTCCAACGACGGCGACTTCGAGGCCTTCTACGGCACCAAGGTCAGCCACTACCCGCCGTGCCAACGGCCAGACCTCGTCGACGGCCTGCGCGCGCACACCGACGCCGGCGGCCTCATCCTGCTGTTCCAGGACGACCGCTTCAGCGGCCTGCAGGTGAAGCTCGCCGACGGCCGCTGGGTCGACGTCCAGCCCCTCGAGAACGCCATCGTCATCAACACCGGCGACCAGATCGAG GTCCTGAGCAACGGGCGGTATAAGAGCGCGTGGCACCGCATCCTGGCGACCCGCGACGGCAACCGCCGCTCCATCGCCTCCTTCTACAACCCGGCGCGCCTGGCGAACATCGCTCCGGCGACCCCAGACGCCGTCGAGGGCGCCGCCGACTACCCGAGCTTCGTGTTCGGCGACTACATGGAGGTGTACATCAAGCAGAAGTTCGGGCCCAAGGAGCCAAGGTTCGCGGCCATGGCGACTGCGACAAAGTGA